CGAGCTCGTCACCGAGTCCGTCCCGGCCCGCGCCCGCTGCGCCTCCTGCCCCGGCACCTGGGCCGTCGGGATGCCCCCCGAACTGTGCTGCCCCGGATGCGGCAGGGCCACGGACGTGGAACTGCTGTCGGGCCGTGAGCTGGAGATCCTCAGCGTGCGCTGGGAGGACGGCCCCGCCGGTGCCCGTACCCGCGAACCGATTCCCGAGGAGGCCTGAACCATGTGCCGAGTGGTCGATCTGCGGCAGGCGGTACTCGCCAAGAACGACATGGCGGCCCAGGTCCTGCGCGCCGAACTCACCGCCCGCGGAACGACGGTGGTCAATCTGCTCTCCAGCCCCGGCAGCGGGAAGACGGCGCTGCTGGAACGCGAACTGCTCCTCGCCCGTGAGCGGGGCGTGGCCGTGGCCGCGCTGACCGCGGACCTGGCCACCGAGAACGACGCGACGCGGCTGGCCCGTTCGGGCGTACCGGTCAAGCAGGTGCTCACCGACGGACTGTGCCACCTGGAGGCCGGGATGCTCG
Above is a genomic segment from Streptomyces sp. NBC_01233 containing:
- a CDS encoding hydrogenase maturation nickel metallochaperone HypA/HybF codes for the protein MHEMSIAMAVVGQVEEAARAGGARAVTSVRLQVGELAGVVPDALAFCFELACAGTVLDGAELVTESVPARARCASCPGTWAVGMPPELCCPGCGRATDVELLSGRELEILSVRWEDGPAGARTREPIPEEA